From Candidatus Palauibacter soopunensis, one genomic window encodes:
- a CDS encoding FAD-binding oxidoreductase, protein MRSGYDFVIAGGGVVGASVAFHLAELSDASVALFDRGEVCGGGTGRSCAIVRSHYSVASNTALTLRSLDVFRDFRGALGEDDVECGFVNSGYLILAGPGAFADRLADNLARQRELGADTSPIGRAEALEVHPWLELEGVAAIGWEPASGYADPVATTRGYVTAARRRGVAVFEHTPVERLRLAPAGGPSMGRVTGVATPGGTVEAGCVVSAVGPWTRGLYAGSGLPDDAIDALRLEVSRHVVLTFGGASPYGPELPIVKDLTVDNKMYFRPADGGVVLVGTGDFGDPLADPDRMTAAAPRDLVALQRAQVGARMPAFKGARLTGSWVGPYDITPDWNPVLGPAPGLPGLYLAYGFSGHGFKLAPAIGRCVAQSLLGEAPDIDLAPYRRERFSEEALLLGAYGVGSIS, encoded by the coding sequence GTGCGGAGCGGTTACGACTTCGTGATCGCGGGCGGAGGCGTCGTCGGCGCCTCCGTCGCCTTCCACCTGGCGGAGCTGTCGGACGCCTCCGTCGCCCTCTTCGACCGGGGAGAGGTGTGCGGCGGGGGCACGGGCCGGTCGTGCGCCATCGTCCGCAGCCACTACTCGGTGGCGAGCAACACCGCGCTCACGCTCCGGAGTCTCGACGTGTTCCGCGATTTCCGGGGGGCGCTCGGCGAAGACGACGTGGAGTGCGGCTTCGTGAACTCGGGCTACCTCATCCTCGCGGGGCCCGGAGCGTTCGCCGACCGGCTGGCCGACAACCTGGCGCGGCAGCGGGAGCTGGGCGCGGACACGTCGCCCATCGGCCGGGCGGAGGCGCTGGAGGTGCATCCCTGGCTCGAACTGGAGGGCGTGGCCGCCATCGGCTGGGAACCGGCGTCCGGCTACGCGGACCCGGTCGCCACAACCCGCGGGTACGTGACGGCCGCCCGGCGGCGCGGGGTCGCGGTGTTCGAGCACACGCCCGTGGAGCGGCTGCGCCTCGCACCGGCTGGCGGTCCGTCCATGGGTCGCGTGACCGGCGTGGCGACGCCCGGTGGAACGGTGGAGGCCGGGTGCGTCGTGAGTGCGGTGGGGCCCTGGACCCGCGGTCTCTACGCCGGCTCCGGTCTACCGGACGATGCCATTGACGCCCTCCGCCTAGAGGTGTCGCGGCACGTGGTGCTGACGTTCGGCGGCGCATCTCCGTACGGCCCTGAACTGCCTATCGTCAAAGACCTTACAGTCGATAACAAAATGTATTTTCGACCTGCGGACGGCGGCGTCGTGCTTGTGGGGACCGGAGATTTCGGAGACCCGCTGGCGGATCCCGACCGAATGACCGCCGCAGCTCCTCGGGACCTCGTCGCCCTGCAGCGAGCCCAGGTCGGAGCCCGCATGCCGGCCTTCAAGGGGGCGCGGCTCACGGGTTCGTGGGTGGGTCCCTACGACATCACGCCGGACTGGAATCCGGTGTTGGGTCCCGCCCCCGGCTTGCCGGGCCTGTACCTCGCCTACGGCTTCTCGGGGCACGGGTTCAAGCTGGCCCCGGCGATCGGGCGCTGCGTAGCACAATCGCTACTCGGCGAGGCGCCCGACATCGACCTCGCGCCGTACCGCCGGGAGCGCTTCAGCGAAGAAGCACTACTCCTGGGCGCCTACGGCGTCGGATCCATCTCCTAG
- a CDS encoding BlaI/MecI/CopY family transcriptional regulator, whose amino-acid sequence MQPKRRLGDLQLAIMRVLWERGEAPAIEVHQALFEERGLAVTTIKTMLRKLEEYGCVSHRLNGRQFIYRPEIAETDVREGMVGDLVQRLFSGDSTALVNHLIQSGEVDVEDLDDLRALVEAKRKGGAG is encoded by the coding sequence ATGCAGCCGAAACGTCGACTCGGAGACCTGCAACTCGCCATCATGCGCGTGCTCTGGGAGCGCGGCGAAGCCCCCGCGATCGAGGTCCACCAGGCACTCTTCGAGGAGCGGGGGCTCGCCGTCACGACAATCAAGACGATGCTGCGCAAGCTCGAGGAGTACGGGTGTGTGAGCCACCGTTTGAACGGCCGACAGTTCATCTACCGGCCCGAGATCGCCGAGACGGACGTTCGCGAGGGGATGGTCGGCGACCTCGTGCAGCGCCTGTTCTCCGGCGACAGCACGGCGCTGGTCAACCATCTGATCCAGTCCGGCGAAGTCGACGTTGAGGATCTGGACGATCTCAGGGCTCTCGTTGAAGCGAAGCGGAAGGGGGGAGCGGGATGA
- a CDS encoding M56 family metallopeptidase — translation MNELMAWLLAFLVHSTLWCGIAWLGLRLFPRTHPRLRETIWYTALAASLITPTARTFASPEAAIWRLPAPSFVVGAERPHAEGEQGEHDRANVVAPIPARPAGEIRGEREAAHGEGEAAHSDAAVSPAWFRSAGAAWLLLACGLLAFYLLRLAMLRRRLLHREPVANPRASRALARLSRRAELDSPPRLTECHTLGSPLALGMGTRREICVPVRAFHELDDGELAALLGHEVAHHRRRDTIRLGTLNVLQAVFFLQPLFRLAVREVRLATEEQCDDWAASQLEDRFAMASCLTEVAGWVVRRDRSIPVPCIGHRRSQLELRVRRLLNERGSPHPPTVVRRMSVIGLLALAPLFAPAVAPAGDLRHEDGHASEHHDELGDGSDAVGAQE, via the coding sequence ATGAACGAACTGATGGCGTGGCTCCTCGCGTTCCTCGTCCACAGCACCCTGTGGTGCGGCATCGCCTGGCTCGGTCTGCGTCTCTTCCCGAGGACCCATCCGCGTCTTCGGGAGACGATCTGGTACACGGCGCTCGCCGCGAGCCTCATCACTCCCACGGCCCGGACGTTCGCCTCGCCGGAGGCGGCGATCTGGCGGCTTCCGGCGCCCTCGTTCGTCGTCGGCGCGGAGCGACCCCACGCCGAGGGCGAACAGGGTGAACACGACCGCGCGAATGTTGTGGCGCCCATCCCCGCACGGCCGGCCGGTGAGATCCGCGGCGAAAGGGAGGCGGCCCATGGCGAAGGCGAAGCGGCTCACAGCGATGCTGCGGTCAGCCCGGCGTGGTTCCGCTCGGCCGGCGCCGCGTGGCTCCTCCTCGCGTGCGGCCTGCTTGCCTTCTACCTCCTTCGGCTGGCGATGCTCCGGCGCCGCCTCCTCCACCGCGAGCCGGTGGCGAATCCGCGAGCCTCCCGGGCGCTCGCCAGGCTCAGTCGGAGAGCGGAACTGGACTCGCCGCCGCGCCTGACGGAGTGCCACACCCTCGGTTCGCCGCTCGCGCTCGGAATGGGAACCCGTCGCGAGATTTGCGTACCGGTTCGCGCCTTCCATGAACTGGACGACGGCGAGCTTGCCGCGCTCCTCGGCCACGAAGTCGCGCACCACCGGCGCCGCGACACGATCCGACTGGGGACCCTGAACGTCCTCCAGGCGGTCTTCTTCCTTCAGCCTCTCTTTCGACTTGCGGTGCGCGAGGTACGTCTCGCCACCGAAGAGCAGTGTGATGACTGGGCGGCCAGCCAGCTCGAAGACCGTTTCGCCATGGCGAGCTGCCTGACGGAAGTGGCGGGGTGGGTGGTCCGGCGGGACCGGAGCATCCCCGTCCCCTGCATCGGCCACCGCCGCTCGCAGTTGGAGTTGCGCGTGCGACGCCTGTTGAACGAACGCGGCTCGCCGCATCCGCCCACGGTTGTCCGGCGAATGAGCGTCATCGGCCTCCTTGCGCTTGCCCCCCTGTTCGCTCCCGCGGTGGCTCCCGCCGGAGACCTGCGCCACGAAGATGGGCACGCTTCCGAGCATCACGACGAGCTAGGAGATGGATCCGACGCCGTAGGCGCCCAGGAGTAG